The following proteins are encoded in a genomic region of Chryseobacterium cucumeris:
- a CDS encoding putative LPS assembly protein LptD — protein sequence MAKTVFKNILQILIILIFNNFLAQKTPEKLPKNAVNDTISKKDTIVVKKETLNDVLRTKADDQRRDVPKKMTFLNKNAQVKYQDMQIDADYISIDDNKNLIYARGKQDSLGKIVEPVITTQAGKKYETNEFSYNTKTKQAIAFNARTEESEGVIIAQKTKKYNDSVFAMRKADYTTDDYFIKKKDTAADYFMRAYNIKLIKTKTKSQIVTGPIQMFIEQVPTPLYLPFAILPFSDKRAAGILIPSFGEREDVGFFLNGIGYYQPIGEHFDLKVLADIYTKGSWNLRPQVNYQKKYRYSGNFTADIGTMVRGIKGLDDYTKNSTYRINWTHSQDSKANPFLTFSASVDIVSTKFYNNPLNNNYIFNQNVLNTQQNSTVTLTKRFLKLPMTITGTASYSQNFATGLADLRLPQMNVAINQFYLFKSRTGIRQGLLENITVNTGFNLTNFVNTQENELFKKEMWDKMQTGLKNNIALATNTTLAKYFTFSLSANIDNALTTKTLNRYYDPVKNVTVDEINKNFTGYSTFSTSASLQTTLFGMMKFKKGSAVEAVRHMMTPSVSFTYSPDFSSPNFGYYRNYYNANGALTPYSIFEKGIIGSPSSGMQGALGFNIGNNIEMKVKSKSDSTGVKKIKIFESLNLAGSYNFAAKDHPWSVFSINGQSSFFNNKLTVNTSLALEPYKIEFLPGQDTGIRTEQFGHFSVQGFNVQLSYPLSSEIFGEKTDYAKKYSSKGEIRNENYYFDDDHYAHFDQAWTLNVSANYAYSKGLSRFGNKIASIGLDGSIKLTPYWNINGSTHYDMVTKELAYTRIGFSRDQRSFTINFNWVPFGQYKVYDFFIGIKANILSDALKYKDRSFTQPNAPF from the coding sequence TTGGCCAAAACCGTCTTCAAAAATATATTACAAATTTTAATTATCCTAATTTTTAACAATTTTTTAGCACAGAAAACTCCTGAAAAATTGCCTAAAAATGCGGTTAATGATACTATTTCCAAAAAGGATACCATAGTTGTAAAAAAAGAAACCCTCAATGATGTTCTCCGTACAAAAGCGGATGATCAGAGAAGAGACGTTCCGAAAAAAATGACATTCCTGAACAAAAATGCTCAGGTAAAGTATCAGGATATGCAGATTGATGCAGATTATATCTCTATTGATGATAATAAAAATCTGATCTATGCAAGAGGAAAACAAGACTCTTTGGGCAAGATTGTGGAGCCTGTAATCACTACGCAGGCCGGAAAAAAATACGAAACCAACGAATTCAGCTATAATACAAAAACAAAACAGGCCATTGCCTTCAATGCAAGAACAGAAGAAAGTGAAGGGGTAATTATAGCACAGAAAACCAAAAAATATAATGATTCCGTATTTGCAATGAGAAAAGCAGATTATACAACGGATGATTATTTTATCAAGAAAAAAGATACGGCAGCGGATTATTTTATGAGAGCTTATAATATTAAGCTGATTAAAACCAAAACAAAATCCCAAATCGTGACAGGTCCTATTCAGATGTTTATCGAACAGGTTCCTACACCGCTTTATCTTCCATTCGCTATTTTACCATTCTCAGATAAAAGAGCTGCGGGTATTCTGATTCCAAGTTTCGGGGAAAGAGAAGATGTAGGTTTCTTCCTGAACGGAATTGGATATTATCAACCGATCGGAGAACACTTTGACCTTAAGGTTTTAGCAGATATTTATACAAAAGGAAGCTGGAATTTACGTCCGCAGGTGAATTACCAGAAGAAATACCGTTACTCCGGAAACTTTACGGCAGATATCGGTACAATGGTGAGAGGAATCAAAGGTCTGGACGATTATACTAAAAACAGTACCTACAGAATCAACTGGACACACTCGCAGGATTCCAAAGCCAATCCTTTCCTTACATTCAGTGCTTCTGTTGATATTGTAAGTACCAAGTTTTATAACAACCCGCTTAACAACAATTACATTTTCAACCAGAATGTATTGAATACTCAGCAAAACTCTACGGTAACCCTTACCAAAAGATTCCTGAAACTGCCGATGACGATTACAGGAACTGCTTCATATTCCCAGAACTTTGCGACAGGATTGGCAGACCTTCGTCTTCCGCAGATGAACGTGGCAATCAACCAGTTTTATTTATTTAAATCAAGAACAGGAATCAGACAGGGATTGCTTGAAAATATTACAGTGAATACCGGTTTCAACCTTACCAATTTCGTGAATACTCAGGAAAATGAGTTGTTTAAAAAAGAAATGTGGGATAAAATGCAGACCGGCCTTAAAAATAATATCGCATTGGCTACCAATACAACTTTGGCGAAATATTTTACTTTCAGTTTAAGTGCGAATATTGACAATGCCCTGACAACAAAAACACTGAACAGGTATTATGATCCGGTAAAGAATGTAACTGTTGATGAAATCAATAAAAACTTTACAGGATACTCTACTTTCTCTACTTCTGCCAGTCTTCAGACCACACTTTTCGGGATGATGAAATTCAAAAAAGGATCTGCTGTGGAAGCCGTAAGACATATGATGACCCCGAGTGTAAGCTTTACTTATTCCCCGGATTTTTCAAGTCCTAATTTCGGATATTACAGAAACTATTATAATGCAAACGGAGCGTTGACGCCATATTCTATTTTTGAAAAAGGAATTATCGGAAGCCCGTCAAGCGGTATGCAGGGAGCTTTGGGTTTTAATATCGGTAACAATATCGAGATGAAAGTAAAATCTAAGAGTGATTCTACAGGGGTGAAGAAAATCAAAATTTTTGAATCTTTAAACCTTGCAGGAAGCTACAACTTTGCCGCTAAAGATCACCCTTGGTCTGTGTTCTCCATCAACGGACAGTCTTCATTTTTCAATAATAAGTTAACGGTAAATACCAGTCTTGCACTGGAACCTTATAAAATTGAGTTTTTACCGGGACAGGATACCGGAATAAGAACAGAACAGTTCGGACACTTCAGTGTACAGGGATTCAATGTTCAGTTATCATATCCTTTAAGCAGCGAGATCTTTGGAGAAAAAACAGATTATGCCAAAAAATATTCCTCGAAGGGAGAAATCCGTAATGAAAATTATTATTTTGATGATGATCATTATGCTCACTTTGATCAGGCCTGGACTTTAAATGTCAGCGCCAATTACGCTTATTCCAAAGGATTAAGCAGATTTGGTAATAAAATTGCATCCATTGGATTGGATGGTAGCATCAAACTGACTCCATACTGGAATATCAACGGAAGTACCCATTATGATATGGTGACCAAAGAATTGGCATATACAAGAATTGGTTTTTCAAGAGATCAGCGAAGCTTTACGATCAATTTCAACTGGGTTCCTTTCGGACAATATAAAGTGTATGACTTCTTTATCGGTATCAAAGCCAATATCTTAAG